The Pygocentrus nattereri isolate fPygNat1 chromosome 2, fPygNat1.pri, whole genome shotgun sequence genome has a window encoding:
- the LOC119264795 gene encoding zinc finger BED domain-containing protein 4-like, translating into MIVKDLQPLSIVEDQGFQAFVRALDPKYNLPGRKKLTETHLVNMCDECKGKVLSGQHHRSAASDVLIEIHRYSEEKVMARDSDALVWWKEHEPTFPALSKLAVRYMGITATSVPAERVFSKAGEVLSKKRNRLKGKTVNMILFLNKNL; encoded by the exons ATGATTGTGAAGGATCTCCAGCCTCTGTCCATAGTGGAAGACCAAGGTTTCCAAGCATTTGTGAGAGCTCTTGACCCTAAATATAATCTCCcaggaagaaaaaaactgaCAGAGACTCATCTTGTTAATATGTGCGATGAATGCAAAGGCAAA GTTTTGTCAGGACAACATCACAGGTCAGCTGCCAGTGATGTACTCATTGAAATACATCGGTACTCAGAAGAGAAAGTGATGGCCCGAGATAGTGATGCACTGGTTTGGTGGAAAGAACATGAACCAACCTTCCCAGCCTTGAGCAAACTAGCAGTGAGATACATGGGAATTACTGCCACTTCTGTCCCAGCAGAGAGAGTCTTTTCAAAGGCAGGAGAGGTTCTGAGCAAAAAACGGAACAGACTAAAGGGGAAAACAGTAAATATGATATTGTTCCTCAACAAAAACCTGTAA